The Oncorhynchus mykiss isolate Arlee chromosome 17, USDA_OmykA_1.1, whole genome shotgun sequence genomic interval TGGGCACCTGCAACTCCATACCCTGGGAAAAACCCGTCAAAGAACCTGGAGGCAGGTGCCTGAGTGTGAGTGACGTCAGCCAGAGACCTCTTATCTCTCCTCATCCCAGGAGGTTTGTAGTCTCTAAAGAGAGCCTTCAGATTCTGGTCATTGTTTGGAACGGTTCTCATTGCTGTCACCACAAACCCAACAGTACAAGTACCTCCCCAGTTCAGGGGAAGGCTATGGTAAGCCATCTTACCACACAACCAGTAGGTGCCATTAGGGGCTCCTCTCAGAGTTGTTCTATGTTTGTCAAACCAAATTGTAAACGGTTCCTTATCAACCTGACCATTTTCCTGTATCACCTTTAAATTGCAAGCATTTGATCCATTAATGTTCATTGTACAATCACATTTAAATTCCCCCAAATAGTGATCTCCATATCCCCTAATACACCAAGGGGCAGTCGTCACCCCAGCCACTGAAATGGGTGGGAGTGAAACATAATCAGGTCTCACATAACAGAATACATTGGGTTGATTATATACCTTAACATTGTTGGTCATGGTATAAAAAGGTATTTTTCCTGCCAATGCTATAGTAAAGTTCACCCCTATCGGGACTCCTACAAGGGGGAAGCCTGCCCCTACCTTCACCGGACTCAACCCACACACCCAACAGTCCTTTCCTTTGGATGTCAGGTTGGCAACCATTTGTGCTCTAGATAAGAACAAATTGTCCTCATGGTTGTGAGGGCCCAGCAGGGCTCTCCTTCTACGGTGACCATCTACTTCTGGGCCACTACTCCAGGCCTGTGTTTGCCCCTTTGGCTCAGGACTCATTTGACCCTCTGTCGGGTTTCCTACAAGAAGACAGCCTACTGTTCCTATTAGCATTCCTGTGCTAAAGCAGAGGAGGGCCACACGGCACCGCCGGGACTGGCGAGGCCTCATCTTCTCCTGGATCAGGAACTCGTCTGCAGTGCGACGCGTGGATCCAGGTATCTCTCTCAGCAACCTTCACCGCAGTGGGGGGTGGTCTTGAAGAATTTGATATTGACGGGGGTCGTTCCAACTCTTTCTCCTGAAAGTCTTTGACCACCACGGAATCACCTGGGTTCAAACAGTGTTCGGCTCCACCTGCTAGGTTCGGCAAAGACGCCTTCACCCGTGGGAAAAGAGTCCTAAGAACACTGTTAAGGGGGGGACACAATTCTCTACAATGTCTTCCTCCGTTCCTTGCAGGGACAACCTGTTCTGGGGAAAAAGGTGTATTAGTCATTAGTGTAACGGGGTGTCTCTCAAGTCTAACCTAGGGCTACAGTCAACGGCAATGGCTAGGTCACAGTCATGGTCTTCACCGGCATCTGCTTTAGGGAGAAGCATTGAAGGGTTAACATGTAATTTCCATACTCACACATCCACATTGACTTAGTGCCCAAACACACCCAGTATTACTCCATCTGTATCTTCAACGGTTCTCTTGCAGCTACCTCCTATGCATATATAATAACACCTTGCGCTATTTACTATTTACCAGTGTCTCTCAGACCACGTAGACACTACACGTCAATGCCTATAGACAACGGGGCTATTTACTATTTACCAGTGGCTCTCAGACCACGTAGACACTACACATCAATGCCTATAGACAACGGGGCTATTTACTATTTACCAGTGTCTCTCAGACCACGTAGACACTACACATCAATGCCTATAGACAACGGGGCTATTCCTTCCCATGTCTTTAGCCTTCTCTCTAAGACTATGGTATCTTTTCATTTACTTCATTTTTAAGGTTTagttttattgtttttattttttaataatttttttaaataaaaatgtatttaaattaactTACTGAAAAGTCAGTAGATGTGTTCCTCTATTGTTCACTTATGATATGTCTCCTATGGTCTGGGCGGGTCCTAGTCGTCTTTTCATCAGATGAGAAATTCCCTCACGCCTTCCCATAGGATATGCAGAATCAATCATCCTGTTTGTGATGCCAGAACTGGGCTGTTCTGCCAATTGGTCTGAGGAGATCACAGTCACCTGCACAAACCacaatagagtgagagagaacaagCACAAGATGTACAATGCATGGCTTTCTCTTCAGACAACAACATTTCCCACCACACTTCCTGTATGGTTAATAATGGCTTGCCATTGGTTACAATGTTGCCAGCTATGGTATACGAGGCGATAGTAGGCCTAGTAGGACAAggctatctacagtgccttgcgaaagtattcggcccccttgaactttgcgaccttttgccacatttcaggcttcaaacataaagatataaaactgtatttttttgtgaagaatcaacaacaagtgggacaccatcatgaagtggaacgacatttattggatatttcaaacttttttaacaaatcaaaaactgaaaaattgggcgtgcaaaattattcagcccctttactttcagtgcagcaaactctctccagaagttcagtgaggatctctgaatgatccaatgttgacctaaatgactaatgatgataaatacaatccacctgtgtgtaatcaagtctccgtataaatgcacctgcactgtgatagtctcagaggtccgtcaaaagcgcagagagcatcatgaagaacaaggaacacaccaggcaggtccgatatactgttgtgaagatgtttaaagccggatttggatacaaaaatatttcccaagctttaaacatcccaaggagcactgtgcaagggataatattgaaatggaaggagtatcagaccactgcaaatctaccaagacctggccgtccctctaaactttcagctcatacaaggagaagactgatcagagatgcagccaagaggcccatgatcactctggatgaactgcagagatctacagctgaggtgggagactctgtccataggacaacaatcagtcgtatattgcacaaatctggcctttatggaagagtggcaagaagaaagccatttcttaaagatatccataaaaagtgttgtttaaagtttgccacaagccacctgggagacacaccaaacatgtggaagaaggtgctctggtcagatgaaaccaaaattgaacttttttggcaacaatgcaaaacattatgtttggcgtaaaagcaacacagctgaacacaccatccccactgtcaaacatggtggtggcagcatcatggtttgggcctgcttttcttcagcagggacagggaagatggttaaaattgatggaaagatggatggagccaaatacaggaccattctggaagaaaacctgatggagtctgcaaaagacctgagactgggacggagatttgtcttccaacaagacaatgatccaaaacataaagcaaaatctacaatggaatggttcaaaaataaacatatccaggtgttagaatggccaagtcaaagtccagacctgaatccaatcgagaatctgtggaaagaactgaaaactgctgttcacaaatgctctccatccaacatcactgagctcgagctgttttgcaaggaggaatgggaaaaaatttcagtctctcgatgtgcaaaactgatagagacataccccaagcgacttacagctgtaatcgcagcaaaaggtggcgctacaaagtattaacttaagggggctgaataattttgcacgcccaatttttcagtttttgatttgttaaaaaagtttgaaatatccaataaatgtcgttccacttcatgattgtgtcccacttgttgttgattcttcacaaaaaaaatacagttttatatctttatgtttgaagcctgaaatgtggcaaaaggtcgcaaagttcaagggggccgaatactttcgcaaggcactgtaagtgtgcACATGATGTAGTAAGTAAAAGTAAAAGGTTAAACAAAATGTGATTCAACTAGACTCTCCAGAGTTTTCGTCAACTGATAATAACTAAAACTAATGAGGGATGAAATTACTCAAATGTGACTAAGATTTAAGGTCTTTTGAgactaaaaaaatataaaatagttATCAAAATAAATACTGTCAAACAATCTCTGAGACGAGCACAtatgcactctctcacacacacacacacacacacacacacacacttaccaaaATCCTCAAAAGAAAATTGGGAGATGAAATAGTGTTCACCTTTCTCTCAACAATTGAAACTGACAAAACGGCGTTCTGTTAGTAGGCTAGTGACAACTCAAACCTTTGTTTGGTTGGTAGAATTGAATTACACAATTATGATATTATAAAAAAATAGAAATTTTTAAAACATCTGCAAAGTTGCAAATCTGACAAAGTTTCCTCTGGATCTACATGTTGCCATGTCAGGTATTAATTAGGAGCAGACAGTCTACAGGTCTGGTTCTTTCACAGTTGTAAATCCACTCACCTCTTTACATTGGTGTGAGTGGTTCTTCAGATGAGTTTGTCCTCAGATCTGGAGTCAGTGATGaagtctgtctctccctcctctttgtctgtctgcttctctctACAGCCAGGGATTGTCTTTTATACAGAATAGCTGACTGTGTTAcatgtctgtacctgtgtgtgtgtgtgtgtgtgtgtgtgtgtgggctgtagCTATCATGGAACTCAACTGCTCAATGAGCTTCTTCCTGTTACACAGAAAAGCAACAACAAAACCCTGTGTACATGAGGAAGAAAGTCAAAGTTTGACTGTGGTGTTCATTGCTAGAGATACATACAGTGTAGCTACGGCAACAGATCAATGGAACCCCACAGGGTGTAGCACAAGGACCCAGTCACTGTCACCCATTCAAAGAAGCTGATCCGCCAAATCCGTGATAATTTATGTAATGATCTAATCTAAttgtttttaaattaaatatttatCTAATGGGCCTATAATGAGGTTACTATAGTGTGATGTTTATTCAGCTGTTTTCGCTGCGTAATATTTAGAAGTTGTCATTTTCTGGtgtacatttttttggggggggggggtataagcTGGTGACATAGCTACTGAGTTAGAAATGGGTGTCGGAAGTTGTTTGTTAATGATGACATTAAATTGTTTTGGGGATGGCATTCATAGAAGCATTATACTGTAATCTGATTTTTTTTACCAGAACATGGTGTAAAATGCACATTAGCCTAAATTTAGGCACATTTATATGGGCGGCAATGCGGATCAGTTGGTATCTACATGGTTTTGGCTAAACTTTTACCTAATCTATTATAGTGAATTCAAAgggtatttatttaacctttatttaactagacaatgGAACTCCTAATCACAgcgggttgtgatacagtctggatttgatccaggttgtctgtagtgacacatccatcactgagatgcagtgtcttagacctctgctcCAGTTGGAAGCCCTGGGTAATACTGACCTCAATGAGAACTCTGGTCCAGTTGGAAGCCCTGGGTAATTCTGACCTCAACGAGAACCCTGCTCCAGTTGGAAGCCCTGGGTAATACTGACCTCAACGAGAACCCTGCTCCAGTTGGAAGCCCTGGGTAATACTGACCTCAACGAGAACCCTGCTCCAGTTGGAAGCCCTGGGTAATACTGACCTCAACGAGAACCCTGCTCCAGCAACCATCAACCCTGtccttcaaacacacacacaataaaaaagtggtcacacacacacacacagggacatacacagggacacacacccacacacacacatggacacacacctacacacacacagacacacacaaacacaaacagggaCACACAAACGCaaaaaggaacacacacacaaacagggacacacacacagggacacacagggacacacacacacgttgataTCATGTTCCAAGTGCCAGAAgtacagtatgtttgtgtgtgtgtgttcgcctgTGTTCATGTGTTACCTGTGCTGAACAGTCCCACGTCTCCCCCATTGCGTGCAGAGTCACTGAACtgagaaacacaacaacacaacggGGTGGAGGGATATCATGGACAGACAGATGATGGAGATTGTGTAAAGGCTCCCTGCTCTGGATAAAGATCAACAACAACCCAACCAAGTTAAACAAACCCACAGACACACTCTCAAcctgagagggaaaaggagagacagatggagagagagataatgtcgACTGATCGTGTACAATTCCCCGCTGTTCTGGTTGCTACATCGTTCACCTGGTCTTGCGAAAGCAGACTTCTGCTATGTTCAGAGGTAAACTCCATtgaaacgtgaatcgattctcgaATCACGATGGTCTTGCTATCTCAAACAGCAAGGTTTATTCCatctcctgggcgctcctcgtcccctgcctcaggtggaaGAGACATTCACCCGCCGCTCTACCCTCGGGTGGGTGAACTCCTCGAAGTCGTCCAACACAGCGTCCCCTTCTCCCCATAGTGTTTGCCCAGTCCAGAGCTCTCCCCgagaggcacgagacgagggaGGACACCCTCTCCCTTCCCGAGGGAGCCGAGTAAACGGTGCCCAGGTGTAGGTCCAGCTGTAGCAGGAAACCTTGGCACCGTgccgccgtcccatcatactccctgggaaGGGCGAGAAGCATCCCACTGGGACCGGGTACAGGAGGGACGAGTAGTGGTAACCCCTGTTGTGCTAGTGGAGGCTCTGGAGGGACTCTcggtctctcccagcggtccgtGGTCTGGACGACGCGGGCCATCGCGACGCCGAGATGTTGTAGCATCGCCTCGTGTTCTCTGACACACTCCTTGACTCCTGTAaccggggtacctgctcctgctgactccatggtgGGGTGTGGAATTCTGTTAGGTATGCGTAACTGGCTGTAagggagtcagacgcaggagagcagaagttGGGTAGCCAAAGGAGCCTTTTATTTAGGCGAACAAAACACACGGCACTAAGAACCCTTAACACAATATGGGTTTGACATAACCCAGCGCAAACCAGTCTAGCGtgcacacacaaaacaacaaacaattcctcacacagacatggggggaacagagggttatatatatgtctaatactgagggaattgaaaccaggtgtgtaggaaaacaagacaagacaaatggacaaaaaaaaagacgtggaaaaatgaaaggtggagtGGCGACGGCTAGAAAAccggtgatgtcgaccgccgaacgtcgcCCAAACAAGAGAGGAtctgacttcggcggaagtcgtgacaccctggtcatagactgctctctctgctgccGCATGGCACACCTCACCCCCCATATTGATCATATTAAATCAGGTCACACCTCACCCCCCATATTGGTCAGGTCACATCTCACCCCCATATTGATCAGGTCACATCTCACCCCCATATTGATCAGGTCACACCTCACCCCCATATTGATCAGGTCACATCTCACCCCCATATTGATCAGGTCACACCTCACCCCCATATTGATCAGGTCACATCTCACCCCCATATTGATCATATTAAATCAGGTCACACCTCACCCCCATATTGGTCAGGTCACACCTCACCCCCATATCGATCAGGTCACACCTCACCCCCATATTGATCAGGTCACATCTCACCCCCATATTGATCAGGTCACATCTCACCCCCATATTGGTCAGGTCACACCTCACCCCCATATTGATCAGGTCACACCTCACCCCCCATATTGATCAGGTCACACCTCACCCCCCATATTGATCAGGTCACACCTCACCCCCCATATTGATCAGGTCACACCTCACCCCCCATATTGATCAGGTCACACCTCACCCCCCATATTGATCAGGTCACACCTCACCCCCCATATTGGTCAGGTCACACCTCACCCCCATATTGGTCAGGTCACATCTCACCCCCATATTGATCAGGTCACACCTCACCCCCATATTGATCAGGTCACATCTCACCCCCATATTGATCAGGTCACACCTCACCCCCATATTGATCAGGTCACATCTCACCCCCATATTGGTCAGGTCACACCTCACCCCCCATATTGATCAGGTCACACCTCACCACCCATATTAATCAGATCGAACCTCACCACACTAACACAAATGCAgcaaacatactgtatctgaaaaGCCATTAAAAGGACGGTGATCAGTGTTTAGGGGAAATGGGTCGTTTAACACAAACTGTCATGCAACGTTTATTGAACTGAACACACAGTAGCAGCGTCAGACAGACACCCAACAAAATAAAAGTCCAGAGACAGGTTTACAAAATAAGAGTCCTTTAATGGTGGGAGATGAACAGATCATATGAAGTGCCTCTTGGCAGATTCAAGCTTACAAAAACACTTCCCCACATGCATACTGGGTATTGTAGTTCCCTGGAACATAGGAGATACAGTGAAGCAGTAaatggaatggggggggggggggggggggggggggggggggactacaaACATGGCAGACAATGGACTGTGCCCTGACTATTTTACCACCTAAGGGATGTTGGTAGCCATTTAAATAATCCCATGAGTCAGCCTTCTACGTGTCGGTCTCCTATGAGAGAGTATGGGACACTGGTCTACCACTAACCATCTGACATGTTATCATTGAGAGAGAATAATGCCTTGGCAAACAGAGAGGGGCCACTATAAAGTAGGGGGTGGAGGGGGTAATGGTCCAtgtgaacacacagacacacactcattcGCTCAGTCAGTCAATCACTACCTCACAGGTCTcttattttcacacacacacaacgatgTAGCCAAGGTAATGGGGATAAGGGGTGTTGAAGGTGTCAGTGTAAAGTTGCATATAGAACAGaacggtggagggggggggggggggtatttgacGTGGAAGGGATGGCTTCTAAGGGTAGTAGGGAGGACAAGAGGGGGGTGGGAGATAGGAGGGGGCTTTCAGGGGTGGAGGGGGTGTTCAGGCGGTATTCAGGGGTGATGGGGTATTCAGGGGGTGATGGGGGTATTCAGGGGGTGATGGGGGTATTCAGGGGGTGATGGGGGTATTCAGGGGGTGGTGGGGGTATTCAGGGGGTGATGGGGTGTTCAGGGGGTGACGGGGTATTCAGGGAGTATTCAGGGGGTGACGGGGTATTCAGGGAGTATTCAGGGGGTGATGGGGGTATTCAGGGGGTGATGGGGGTATTCAGGGGGTGGTGGGGGTATTCAGGGGGTGATGGGGTGTTCAGGGGGTGACGGGGTATTCAGGGAGTATTCAGGGGGTGACGGGGTATTCAGGGAGTATTCAGGGGGTGATGGGGGTATTCAGGGGGTATTCAGGGGGTAATGGGGGTATTCGGGGGGTATAGGGGGTATTCGGGGGTATTCAGGGGGTGATGGGGGTATTCAGGGGGTAATGGGGGTATTCGGGGGTAATGGGGGGTGATGAGGAAATTCGGGGGGGTGATGGGGGTATCAGAGCCTTGTCTCTATCCCGTGCGAAGGATGACGTGAACTCCAGAATCGGTGAACACCGGACCACTCATGTCTCCCACCTTCAGAGCGAAGGACGCATCCTCAAACGGCTTCTGCATctgacctgaaacacacacacacacacctctatcacAACTAATGTCTCCCACCTTCAGAGCGAAGGACGCATCCTCAAACGGCTTCTGCATctgacctgaaacacacacacacacacctctatcacAACTAATGTCTCCCACCTTCAGAGCGAAGGACAGGTCCTCAAACAGCTTctgacctgaaacacacacacacacacctctatcacAACTAATGTCTCCCACCTTCAGAGCGAAGGACAGGTCCTCAAACAGCTTctgacctgaaacacacacacacacacctctatcacAACTAATGTCTCCCACCTTCAGAGCGAAGGACAGGTCCTCAAACAGCTTctgacctgaaacacacacacacacacacacctctatcacAACTAATGTCTCCCACCTTCAGAGCGAAGGACGCATCCTCAAACGGCTTCTGCATctgacctgaaacacacacacacacctctatcacAACTAATGTCTCCCACCTTCAGAGCGAAGGACAGGTCCTCAAACAGCTTctgacctgaaacacacacacacacacacctctatcacAACTAATGTCTCCCACCTTCAGAGCGAAGGACAGGTCCTCAAACAGCTTctgacctgaaacacacacacacacacacacctctatcacAACTAATGTCTCCCACCTTCAGAGCGAAGGACATGTCCTCAAACAGCTTctgacctgaaacacacacacacctctatcacAACTAATGTCTCCCACCTTCAGAGCGAAGGACAGGTCCTCAAACAGCTTctgacctgaaacacacacacacctctatcacAACTAATGTCTCCCACCTTCAGAGCGAAGGACAGGTCCTCAAACAGCTTctgacctgaaacacacacacacacctctatcacAACTAATGTCTCCCACCTTCAGAGCGAAGGACAGGTCCTCAAACAGCATctgacctgaaacacacacctctctcacaaCGAAAACAGGACTTTGTGCCTGTCTGTGATGCTTGTCTgtgatgcttgtgtgtgtgtgtgtgtgtgtgtgtgagagagtggatAGTATATTTTCCatttgaccgtgtgtgtgtgtgtgtgtgtgtgtgtgtgtgtgtgtgtgttacctctgccGAACAGTCCCAGGTCTCCTCCGTTGCGTGCGGAGCTGCAGTCACTGAACTGAGAGGCCAAAGCCTCAaactcctcctctcctgactgcatctGCTCTATGTACTCTGCaacatgttaacacacacaccatgttatgtaacacacacacacactacaacatgttaaCACACCATGATATGTAACACTACaacatgttaacacacacacacaccatgttatataacacacacacacacacacaccaacatgttAAACACACAAACTGcaacatgctaacacacacacacagtgcaacaacatgctaataacacacagtgcaacaacatgctaataacacacagtgcaacaacatgctaataacacacagtgcaacatggtaataacacacagtgcaacaacatggtaataacacacagtgcaacaacatggtaacaacacacagtgcaacaacatggtaacaacacacagtgcaacaacatggtaacaacacacagtgcaacaacatgctaacaacacacagtgcaacaacaacatggtaacaacacacagtgcaacaacaacatggtaacaacacacagtgcaacaacaacatggtaacaacacacagtgcaacaacaacatggtaacaacacacagtgcaacaacaacatggtaacaacacacagtgcaacaacaacatggtaacaacacacagtgcaacatggtaacaacacacagtgcaacaacaacatggtaacaacacacagtgcaacaacaacatggtaacaacacacagtgcaacatggtaacaacacacagtgcaacatggtaacaacacacagtgcaacaacatggtaacaacacacagtgcaacatggtaacaacacacagtgcaacaacaacatggtaacaacacacagtgcaacatggtaacaacacacagtgcaacaacaacatggtaacaacacacagtgcaacaacaacatggtaacaacacacagtgcaacatggtaacaacacacagtgcaacatggtaacaacacacagtgcaacatggtaacaacacacagtgcaacatggtaacaacacacagtgcaacaacatggtaacaacacaaagtgcaacaacatggtaacaacacacagtgcaacaacatggtaacaacacacagtgcaacaacatggtaacaacacacagtgcaacaacatggtaacaacacacagtgcaacaacatggtaacaacacacagtgcaacaacatggtaacaacacacagtgcagcaacatggtaacaacacacagtgcagcaacatggtaacaacacacagtgcaacaacatggtaacacacacagtgcaacaacatggtaataacacacagtgcaacaacatggtaataacacacagtgcaacaacaacatggtaacaacacacagtgcaacaacatggtaataacacacagtgcaacatggtaataacacacagtgcaacaacaacatggtaacaacacacagtgcaacaacatggtaataacacacagtgcaacatggtaataacacacagtgcaacaacaacatggtaacaacacacagtgcaacaacatggtaataacacacagtgcaacatggtaataacacacagtgcaacaacaacatggtaataacacacagtgcaacaacaacatggtaataacacacagtgcaacaacaacatggtaataacacacagtgcaacaacaacatggtaataacacacagtgcaacaacaacatggtaataacacacagtgcaacaacaacatggtaacaacacacagtgcaacaacaacatggtaataacacacagtgcaacaacaacatggtaataacacacagtgcaacatggtaataacacacagtgcaacatggtaataacacacagtgcaacaacaacatggtaataacacacagtgcaacaacaacatggtaataacacacagtgcaacaacaacatggtaataacacacagtgcaacaacatggtaataacacacagtgcaacaacaacatggtaataacacacagtgcaacaacaacatggtaataacacacagtgcaacaacaacatggtaataacacacagtgcaacaacaacatggtaataacacacagtgcaacaacaacatggtaataacacacagtgcaacaacaacatggtaataacacacagtgcaacaacaacatggtaataacacacagtgcaacaacaacatggtaacacacagtgcaacaacatgtTATATgtgtatattcttattccatccctttacttagatgtgtgtgtattaggccgttgttgtggaattgttagattacttgttagatattactgcattcggaactagaagcacaagcatttcactacactcacaataacatctgctaactgtgtgtatgtgaccaataacatctgctaaccatgtgtatgtgaccaataacatctgctaactgtgtgtatgtgaccaataacatctgctaaccatgtgaccaacaacatctgctaaccgtgtgtatgtgaccaacaacatctgctaaccgtgtgaatgtgaccaataacatctgctaaccatgtgtatgtgaccagtaacatatGCTAACCGTGTgaatgtgaccagtaacatctgctaaccgtgtgaccagtaacatctgctaaccgtgtgaccagtaacatctgctaaccg includes:
- the LOC110514544 gene encoding uncharacterized protein LOC110514544 yields the protein MRPRQSRRCRVALLCFSTGMLIGTVGCLLVGNPTEGQMSPEPKGQTQAWSSGPEVDGHRRRRALLGPHNHEDNLFLSRAQMVANLTSKGKDCWVCGLSPVKVGAGFPLVGVPIGVNFTIALAGKIPFYTMTNNVKVYNQPNVFCYVRPDYVSLPPISVAGVTTAPWCIRGYGDHYLGEFKCDCTMNINGSNACNLKVIQENGQVDKEPFTIWFDKHRTTLRGAPNGTYWLCGKMAYHSLPLNWGGTCTVGFVVTAMRTVPNNDQNLKALFRDYKPPGMRRDKRSLADVTHTQAPASRFFDGFFPGYGVAGAQDQIRDISRHVEKIGNATRNALKQLNGELKELAEMTLQNREALDYLLAAQGGTCAIIGDECCTFVPGRSSNVTDLAQYIATVAKNNSPQLERTLATWLESLLGSWGSHIDQWAAACVFCLVCIIVLLACCKAI